The Flavobacteriales bacterium sequence GATGGCGATAGACTTGGCTTTCCCGTTTTCCCAACTCAATGGACTAATCCTGAAACTTCGGAGCTTTCTTCGGGTTATCGTGAGCAGGGTTATTTCCCTGAAGCCTTTACAAATATGTTGGCTTTTCTAGGTTGGAACCCAGGGACTTCTCAAGAAATTTTTAGCATGGATGAATTAATACAAACCTTTTCTTTGGATAGGGTAGGTAAAGCGGGGGCTAAATTTGATTTTGATAAAACTAAATGGTTCAACCAACAATATTTGAGAGAAAAAGACGGAGCAACTTTAGCGTCACTATTAACGGAATCTGTCAATGAGGCTAAAGCAATAGATCCTAGCTATCTTGCTGAGGTTTGTGAACTGATGAAGGAACGTGCTACCTTTATTAATGATATCTGGGAGTCTAGTCAGTTTTTCTTTCAGCCACCATCAGATTACGATGAAAAAACAAGGCATAAAAAATGGAAAGACAATTCACCTGAGGTTTTAAATTCTATTATTGATTTATTTTCTTCCATGTCTGATTTTGGTGCAGAACAGATAGAAGCTCAATTTAAATCACACCTTGAAAATAATCAATGGGGTTTAGGTATGGTCTTGCCCATTTTTCGACTTTCCGTAACAGGTTTAGGTATGGGTCCTTCTATGTTTGCAATCTCTGCATTACTAGGAAAAGATGAGGTTATCCGTAGATTAAAAACCGCAATAGATACTCTATCATAAGATGGCATCGATTTCAGTATTGGGTATAAGGGTTTACGCTTATCACGGCTGTTTGCCAGAGGAGACCAAAATAGGATCAGATTACGAAGTTAATGTTGTACTTGAGTATGATATTAAACAATCTTCAGAAAGTGATGATTTACAACATACGGTAGATTATGTGTCTATAAACGCTATTGTAAAGGAGGAGATGTCTGTTGCCAGCAAACTGCTTGAGCATGTAGTGGCTCGTATTTTAGAAAAAATCATAAAAAAACACCCTAATATATCTTTAGTAGAAGTCAGTGTTGCTAAAAAAAACCCACCTATAAACGGAGATGTGAGAGAGGTTGTCGTAAAAGACAAACGAATAAAAGACACAGATTTTTAAAAAAATTATTAGATTTGCCATCTTTTGGTTTCGTGGCCGAGTGGCTAGGCAGTGGTCTGCAACACCATCTACAGCGGTTCGAATCCGCTCGAAACCTCTACAAAACCACAATTTATAAATTGTGGTTTTGTCGTTTTAAAAAGTAATTAAAACTAACAACATTGTTAATAATTCGCTAACTTTGTGTGCTTAGTTAACCGTACTGTAACCTTATTATGTTCAAACACACTCTGTTTTTTGTACTATTTCTCATCGGTATAGATGCCTTTTCTCAAGGCGCTACTAACTCTCAGTATGAAGTAATCTCAAGAGTATATTTCGGCAGTTTACCTTATGATGCAACGGATATCATGAACCCTCCTGTTGGCACAAATTTATTACCATGCACAGGCTATAGCGATTTTTCAGTAGGTAACACAAATAATGGTGACGGTAATTTAACAGGAGCAGAATATTTCACAGGAGTTTTGAGAAACGAAACCTACGACCTTGAGGTTGAGGGGGGCTTTTGTGGCACAACCCCTTCAATATTTAATGCTAATCGTGCAATAAAGGTTTACATTGATTATGATGCTAGTGGTACTTTTGAGACTACCGAGTTAGTATATACTTCTCCTTATTATGACGTTAATTTTCCTGTCATTAATACCTCCATAACCATACCAAATACCGCAGCATTAGGCTCTATTAAAATGCGAATTGTTTATAATAGAGTAGGAGCGTTTACCGCTTTGTGGCAAGTAAACGCCATAAATTGGTCTGTAAATAATTTTCAGTACGGTGAGGTAGAGGATTACACTCTAGTAGTGATAGGTTATGTTGATAGTATTCAATCCACAAATACCAGTTGTTATAATAGTTCTGATGGGCAAATCCAAATTTACCCTGACATCTCAGCTCCAGCAACTACAGAATATTCCATTAACGGTTTGGCGGGACCATGGTCCACAAACCTTATTTATACCAATCTAGCTGTTGGCAACTATGACGTTTGGGCAAGAGATGCTGCTTTAGCTCCTAACTTCGTCTATGAACAATTACAAACTTCGGTTGGTAGTTCAGACACTGTTTTTGTTAACCCTCAAATTTCATCTGATTACAATGGTTCTGATGTCAGTTGTGTAAATAGTGCTGACGGCGAAATTACTCTATCATCTATTGGTGGAGACGATGCTCTTTACACCTATCAGTATTCTAGCACAAGTAATCCAATCCTAACAGATGTCTTAGTGAACCCACTAACTGCTTTAGCAGCTGACACCTATACATTTGTTGCAACAGACGCTCAAGGGTGTACTTCATTGCCAGTAGATGTTGAAATTACTGAGCCCATAGAGTTAACTGTTGATGGAGTAAATGTTATCCAACAAGCTAGCTGTAATTCAACTTGTGATGCTATAATAGATATTCAAGCCTCAGGCGGGGCGTTGCCATACACCTTCAACGTTGATGGTTCTGATAATGGCAACAATAATGTTGTGGCAAATGTTTGTTCTGGAATGCCATTGGTAACAGTAACTGATGCTAACAATTGCCTTGTTCAATTCAATGCCACGGTGCCAAACCCTATTGATTTGAACCTGACCACTAGCATTACTTCTGACTACTCTGGTTTTGATGTTAGTTGTCAAAATGCAACAGACGGAACTATTCAACTTAGCACAACTGGAGGCACAGGCGGAGAATATTCATACAGTATTGACGGGGGATTAACTTATCCTTATTCATCCTCTGGAATACTAGACATTGGTAGTTTAGGTGAAGGGAATTATTCTATAATGGCTTTAGATAGTAATCTGTGTGAATCCTTACCTCAAGACTTGATTTTAAGTGCGCCGACTCCTCTTTCTTTTGATTTTATGACAACCCTATCTCAAATTTCATGTAACGGCTTTAGTGACGGGGAAATTAGTGTTCAGGCCATTGATGGGGTAGGTGGTTATGTGTATTCTATTGATGGCGGAATAACAACTCAGGCAGCGGGTGTATTCTCCAACCTTTCTGCAAATACCTATGAGTTTACTGTAATTGATGATAACAACTGTTCTTACAATCAATTTTATGATCTCAACCAACCACAACCAGTAAGCATTGTTTCAGCTTTAGTGTCTTCAGATTACAATGGCTCTCAACTTAGCTGTTTTGGGGCTTCCGATGCGGTATTAAACGTAAACGCGATAGGCGGTACACCACCATACAATTATAGTTTTGTTCCTGACCCAACGGTTTTTCCATTACCAGCCAACAATCTTATAACTAATTTGTCTGCTGGTCTACAAACTTTACAGCTTACTGATGATAACGGTTGCATATCTTCACCTCAGCCTTTTGAAGTAATTCAGCCCGATGAATTATTAATTTCTGATATTAACCTAGTTTCTAATGTAAGTTGTTTTGGCGGTTCTGACGGAGAAGCGATTATTACTGCTTCTGGAGGAACTGGAGCTTACAGCTATTTTGTTGATGCCTTATATAACTCAGCCAATCAAGCACCATATCTTGTAAATGGGCTATCACCCAACACATACAATGTGGTTGTTAGCGATGTCAATAATTGTACCTCACCCGCTGCTGTTCTGCCTATTACTCAACCCAATCAGCTTAATGCAAATTTATCCTTTATCAATTTAGGCTGCGATGGTGACTTTGGGTCAGCAACAGTAAATCCTACTGGAGGCACACCAAATTATAGCATAGCTTGGTCAACTGGAGCATCAACGAATTCAATTGAGCAACTTGTTACTGGTGCTTATTCTGTAACAATAACTGATGTGTTAGGCTGTCAGGAAACTATGGATTTTGTGATTACAGAACCAAACATTTCTCTGCTTGTTACTCCAATTCTTTGTAATGGCAACAACAATGGTATGATAGCAGCAACTCTTAACAGCCCTAATCCTTCATCAGTATATTCTGTTTTGTGGGACGATAGTAACGCTCAAACTACTAACACGGCTGTAGGTTTATCTGCCGGCGACTATTCTGTAACAATAACTGACCAATTTGGATGTGTGTTAACAGCATCGACTAGTATTATTGAGCCTGACTCATTAAATATTTTTGTTGAGCATACCCAATTGTGCTCTGATAACCCCATTGCTACGGCATTAGTATTTGCTTCAGGTGGGCTTACACCTTATGATTATTTATGGAGTACCAACGAAACTTCTGAGTTGATATACATACAAAATCCAGGAATGTACTCTATTCAAGTAACGGATTATAATAATTGCCAACAAGACGTAGCAATTGCTATTGACCCCATTAATCCTATTCAGTTGGACTTTGTTACCCAAGCGGTTTCTTGTGTTGACAATAATGATGGTAGTGTTGAGGTATTCCCAACAGGTGGATACGAACCTTATACTTATTCTTGGTCAAACTATACAGAAGAAGCATTAAATTCTGAGGTGCAATCAGGATTTTATGGAGTGACGGTTTCCGATAACAACGGTTGCGAATATTACCAAGAAATAGAAGTGCCTTCTAGCGACCAAAGCTGTATAACAGCGTATTCTGCTTTTTCTCCTAATGGAGACCAAAACAACGACTATTGGCACATAGATAACATTGAATTATATCCTGACGCTCTAGTAGAAGTCTTTAATCGCTGGGGAGACAGAGTTTATTCAACCAAAAAATATATAAATGCTTGGGAAGGAGCGTGGCAAGGAATGTATGAAAATAATCCGCTACCATCAGCTACCTATTATTATGTGATTACTTTAAATAATGATGAGGAGCCTATTGCAGGAACAGTAACCATTGTACGTTAAGATAAAAATTAATGAAAAAGAGTTTAATTGTAATATTAGTTTGTTTGGCAGCTTTGACAAAAGCCCAACAACTTCCTATGTACAGTCAATACCTTACCAATGATTTTATTCTTAACCCAGCTATTGCAGGTTCAAAGCCCTACTTCCCAATACAGATTAACTCACGCACCCAATGGTC is a genomic window containing:
- a CDS encoding type IX secretion system membrane protein PorP/SprF is translated as MKKSLIVILVCLAALTKAQQLPMYSQYLTNDFILNPAIAGSKPYFPIQINSRTQWS
- a CDS encoding gliding motility-associated C-terminal domain-containing protein; protein product: MFKHTLFFVLFLIGIDAFSQGATNSQYEVISRVYFGSLPYDATDIMNPPVGTNLLPCTGYSDFSVGNTNNGDGNLTGAEYFTGVLRNETYDLEVEGGFCGTTPSIFNANRAIKVYIDYDASGTFETTELVYTSPYYDVNFPVINTSITIPNTAALGSIKMRIVYNRVGAFTALWQVNAINWSVNNFQYGEVEDYTLVVIGYVDSIQSTNTSCYNSSDGQIQIYPDISAPATTEYSINGLAGPWSTNLIYTNLAVGNYDVWARDAALAPNFVYEQLQTSVGSSDTVFVNPQISSDYNGSDVSCVNSADGEITLSSIGGDDALYTYQYSSTSNPILTDVLVNPLTALAADTYTFVATDAQGCTSLPVDVEITEPIELTVDGVNVIQQASCNSTCDAIIDIQASGGALPYTFNVDGSDNGNNNVVANVCSGMPLVTVTDANNCLVQFNATVPNPIDLNLTTSITSDYSGFDVSCQNATDGTIQLSTTGGTGGEYSYSIDGGLTYPYSSSGILDIGSLGEGNYSIMALDSNLCESLPQDLILSAPTPLSFDFMTTLSQISCNGFSDGEISVQAIDGVGGYVYSIDGGITTQAAGVFSNLSANTYEFTVIDDNNCSYNQFYDLNQPQPVSIVSALVSSDYNGSQLSCFGASDAVLNVNAIGGTPPYNYSFVPDPTVFPLPANNLITNLSAGLQTLQLTDDNGCISSPQPFEVIQPDELLISDINLVSNVSCFGGSDGEAIITASGGTGAYSYFVDALYNSANQAPYLVNGLSPNTYNVVVSDVNNCTSPAAVLPITQPNQLNANLSFINLGCDGDFGSATVNPTGGTPNYSIAWSTGASTNSIEQLVTGAYSVTITDVLGCQETMDFVITEPNISLLVTPILCNGNNNGMIAATLNSPNPSSVYSVLWDDSNAQTTNTAVGLSAGDYSVTITDQFGCVLTASTSIIEPDSLNIFVEHTQLCSDNPIATALVFASGGLTPYDYLWSTNETSELIYIQNPGMYSIQVTDYNNCQQDVAIAIDPINPIQLDFVTQAVSCVDNNDGSVEVFPTGGYEPYTYSWSNYTEEALNSEVQSGFYGVTVSDNNGCEYYQEIEVPSSDQSCITAYSAFSPNGDQNNDYWHIDNIELYPDALVEVFNRWGDRVYSTKKYINAWEGAWQGMYENNPLPSATYYYVITLNNDEEPIAGTVTIVR
- the folB gene encoding dihydroneopterin aldolase, coding for MASISVLGIRVYAYHGCLPEETKIGSDYEVNVVLEYDIKQSSESDDLQHTVDYVSINAIVKEEMSVASKLLEHVVARILEKIIKKHPNISLVEVSVAKKNPPINGDVREVVVKDKRIKDTDF